Proteins found in one Balneolaceae bacterium genomic segment:
- the eno gene encoding phosphopyruvate hydratase, which produces MSLIEDIHARQILDSRGNPTVEVDVSLSNGILGRAAVPSGASTGVYEAVELRDNDEDYFLGKSVKKAVENVNGSIADELVGYPAYLQTEIDQIMLQLDGTPNKSKLGANAILGVSMAVAKAAAQSTGLPLWRYLGGVNAKVLPLPMMNIINGGSHADNNVDPQEFMIMPSGADTYSKAVQMGAEIFHNLKKVLSSKGYNTSVGDEGGFAPDLKSNEEAVEVILTAIEKAGYTPGDEVLIALDPAASEFYNKEDGVYEFKWSDGSKRDSDEMVSYWTEWAEKYPIISIEDGMDEDDWDGWKKLTDSIGDKIQLVGDDLFVTNTNRLADGISKGVGNSILIKVNQIGTLTETLDAIEMAHKNDYTAVISHRSGETEDTTIADIAVATNAGQIKTGSMSRTDRIAKYNQLLRIEEELGESAIFLGKDVFGF; this is translated from the coding sequence ATGAGTTTGATAGAAGATATTCATGCAAGGCAAATTTTGGATTCACGGGGAAATCCAACTGTAGAAGTAGATGTATCCCTGAGCAATGGAATTTTGGGACGAGCGGCGGTTCCCTCCGGGGCCTCGACAGGCGTTTATGAGGCTGTTGAATTGAGAGATAATGATGAAGACTATTTTCTCGGTAAAAGTGTAAAAAAAGCTGTTGAGAACGTAAATGGCAGTATTGCCGATGAGCTTGTAGGATACCCGGCTTACCTGCAGACCGAGATCGATCAGATTATGCTTCAGTTGGATGGTACTCCCAATAAATCGAAACTGGGGGCAAATGCCATTCTGGGCGTGTCGATGGCGGTTGCAAAAGCAGCAGCTCAGTCAACCGGATTGCCGCTCTGGAGATATCTTGGAGGTGTAAATGCGAAAGTGCTTCCCCTGCCTATGATGAATATTATCAATGGTGGTTCGCACGCAGATAATAATGTAGATCCACAGGAATTTATGATTATGCCATCCGGCGCGGATACTTATAGTAAAGCTGTACAGATGGGAGCAGAAATTTTCCATAATCTCAAAAAGGTTCTCTCATCGAAAGGATACAATACATCCGTAGGGGATGAAGGTGGATTCGCTCCGGATCTCAAATCAAATGAAGAGGCCGTTGAAGTGATTCTCACAGCCATTGAAAAAGCAGGCTACACACCCGGCGATGAAGTATTGATTGCACTCGATCCGGCTGCATCTGAATTTTACAATAAGGAAGATGGAGTGTATGAATTTAAATGGAGCGATGGTTCCAAACGAGATTCCGACGAGATGGTTAGTTACTGGACCGAATGGGCTGAAAAATATCCGATCATCTCTATTGAAGACGGAATGGATGAAGATGACTGGGATGGCTGGAAAAAACTGACCGACTCCATTGGTGATAAAATTCAGCTTGTGGGAGATGACCTGTTCGTTACCAATACAAACAGGCTTGCAGATGGTATTAGCAAGGGAGTTGGGAACTCTATTCTCATCAAAGTGAACCAGATTGGAACACTTACTGAGACGCTGGATGCCATTGAGATGGCTCACAAAAATGATTATACAGCCGTAATTTCACACCGGTCCGGTGAAACAGAAGATACCACCATTGCCGATATTGCTGTGGCTACGAACGCCGGACAGATTAAAACCGGATCCATGAGTCGTACCGATCGAATTGCCAAATACAATCAACTTCTGCGAATTGAGGAGGAGTTGGGCGAAAGTGCCATTTTTCTCGGTAAAGACGTATTTGGATTTTAA
- the metH gene encoding methionine synthase — MSRSKHPLFDLLQERILVLDGAMGTMIQEYKLSEKDYRGSQFKDTSDDQKGNNDLLSITQPDIIREIHSNFLSAGADIIETNTFNANPISQADYNLQDESYELNLASAKVARNAADEFTQKNPEKPRFVAGAIGPTNKTLSLSPDVEDPGYRAITFDTLVDAYTEQIRGLIDGGVDTLLIETVFDTLNCKAAIYAVHNYCREVGKQIPIMISGTIVDQSGRTLSGQTTEAFWISVQHATPLLSVGLNCALGSKQMRPYIQELSNHATCFTSLYPNAGLPDEMGDYDETPDFMTKQMRDYAENGFVNIVGGCCGTTPDHIRAMAEEAKRHKPRKRPNPKPYLRLSGLEPLVVRPDTNFVNIGERTNVTGSAKFKRLIKNEEYEEALSVARHQVEGGAQIIDINMDEGLLDSEQVMKDFINLMAAEPDIARVPFMVDSSKWSVILSGLKTTQGKSVVNSISLKEGEDAFKKQARKILDFGAAVVVMAFDEKGQADSFERRKEICKRAYDILTKEVGFAPQDIILDPNILTVGTGIEEHNNYAVDFIETVRWIKENLPLAKTSGGLSNISFSFRGNNIVREAMHSAFLYHAIDAGLDMAIVNAGQLEVYEEIEPKLKELVEDVLLNRRDDATERLVEHADKIKDQDSGEVQAKQDAWREEPVEERIKHALVKGITDYIEEDVEEARQKYPQPIEVIEGPMMAGMNVVGDLFGAGKMFLPQVVKSARVMKKGVAILIPFIEKEKEKNKNSEPKAKVLLATVKGDVHDIGKNIVAVVLRCNNYDVIDLGVMTPADKILAAAKEHKVDVVGLSGLITPSLDEMVHVAKEMTREGFNTPLLIGGATTSRMHTAVRIAPSYENPVIHVLDASRSVTVVNRLVSKTLKKGFLDEIREEYEGLRDQYSSRSKRKTYLPIEEARENKTEIDWDESTIKTPKNLGITTFKNFPLAKLRRFIDWGPFFIAWEMKGKFPDILEDEKAGKEARKLFDEANQLLDKIINNNLLTANGVIGLFPANSVGDDIEIYTDESREEVQTVFHALRQQSKKRSGQPNKALSDFVAPKETGIRDYMGAFAVTTGHGVNELVAKFEKDHDDYNAILVKALADRLAEAFAEYLHREVRTDLWGYSPDEDLDNDQLIREKYDGIRPAPGYPAQPDHTEKRILFDLLDVEESAQITLTEHLAMSPASSVSGLYFAHPDSQYFNLGNIQKDQAEDYAQRKGMSVEEIEKWLGPNLAYEKD; from the coding sequence ATGAGTCGTTCCAAACACCCGTTGTTTGATCTATTGCAAGAACGAATTTTAGTACTCGACGGTGCCATGGGTACCATGATTCAAGAGTACAAACTATCGGAAAAAGATTACCGGGGCTCTCAATTTAAGGACACTTCGGATGATCAAAAAGGAAACAATGATCTCCTCAGCATCACTCAACCCGATATTATACGGGAAATTCATTCCAATTTCCTCTCTGCCGGGGCGGATATTATAGAAACAAATACATTTAATGCAAACCCAATTTCCCAGGCAGATTATAACCTGCAGGATGAATCCTATGAATTGAATCTCGCATCGGCAAAAGTAGCACGAAATGCCGCCGATGAATTCACTCAAAAAAATCCTGAAAAACCACGATTTGTAGCAGGCGCAATCGGGCCGACCAATAAAACGCTTTCACTTTCTCCGGATGTGGAAGATCCTGGTTACCGGGCAATTACATTTGATACATTGGTGGATGCATATACCGAACAGATTCGCGGTTTGATTGATGGCGGTGTAGATACCCTTCTTATTGAGACTGTTTTTGATACGCTGAATTGTAAGGCAGCCATTTATGCCGTTCATAATTACTGCCGAGAAGTAGGTAAGCAGATCCCAATTATGATTTCGGGTACCATTGTGGATCAAAGCGGACGAACATTATCAGGCCAAACCACAGAAGCATTCTGGATTTCCGTTCAGCATGCAACTCCACTGCTGAGTGTAGGGTTAAACTGCGCACTCGGATCGAAGCAGATGCGGCCGTACATCCAGGAGTTGTCGAACCACGCTACGTGCTTTACAAGTCTCTATCCCAATGCCGGGCTGCCGGATGAGATGGGTGACTATGACGAAACTCCGGATTTCATGACGAAACAGATGCGGGATTATGCTGAGAATGGTTTCGTAAATATTGTGGGTGGCTGTTGTGGTACAACGCCGGATCATATTCGTGCGATGGCAGAAGAAGCCAAACGGCACAAGCCCCGAAAACGGCCGAATCCCAAACCATACTTGCGTTTAAGCGGACTCGAACCGCTGGTTGTGCGGCCGGATACAAATTTTGTGAATATTGGTGAAAGGACCAATGTAACTGGTTCCGCGAAATTCAAGCGGCTTATCAAGAACGAGGAGTATGAAGAAGCTCTTTCCGTAGCACGTCACCAGGTAGAGGGCGGAGCTCAGATTATCGATATCAATATGGATGAGGGCCTGTTGGATTCCGAACAGGTGATGAAAGACTTTATCAACCTGATGGCGGCTGAGCCGGATATTGCACGGGTTCCGTTTATGGTGGATAGCTCCAAGTGGAGTGTAATTTTATCCGGTTTGAAAACCACGCAGGGAAAAAGTGTGGTGAATTCCATCAGTCTGAAGGAGGGCGAGGACGCTTTCAAAAAACAGGCTCGGAAGATTCTGGATTTTGGAGCGGCCGTTGTTGTGATGGCATTCGACGAAAAAGGCCAGGCCGATTCCTTTGAACGAAGAAAAGAGATCTGTAAAAGAGCCTATGATATTTTAACAAAAGAAGTGGGATTTGCTCCGCAGGATATTATTCTCGATCCCAATATTCTCACCGTTGGAACCGGAATTGAAGAGCACAATAATTATGCTGTCGATTTTATCGAGACGGTCCGGTGGATCAAAGAAAACCTGCCGCTGGCTAAAACGAGCGGTGGCTTGAGCAATATTTCATTCTCATTCAGAGGGAATAATATAGTTCGGGAGGCGATGCACTCGGCATTTCTCTATCACGCGATTGATGCCGGATTGGACATGGCGATTGTGAATGCAGGTCAGCTTGAAGTGTATGAAGAGATTGAGCCGAAGCTGAAAGAACTCGTTGAAGATGTGCTTTTAAACCGGCGCGATGATGCTACAGAGCGGTTGGTTGAGCATGCCGACAAGATCAAAGACCAGGATAGTGGTGAGGTTCAAGCGAAACAGGATGCCTGGCGTGAAGAGCCAGTTGAAGAACGCATCAAGCATGCCCTGGTAAAAGGAATTACCGATTATATTGAAGAGGATGTTGAGGAAGCCCGCCAAAAATATCCTCAGCCGATTGAAGTGATTGAAGGGCCTATGATGGCCGGGATGAACGTAGTGGGGGACCTGTTTGGAGCCGGAAAAATGTTTCTGCCGCAAGTCGTAAAAAGTGCCCGTGTCATGAAAAAAGGCGTGGCAATTTTAATTCCCTTCATCGAAAAAGAGAAGGAAAAGAATAAAAACTCCGAGCCTAAGGCAAAGGTGCTGCTTGCCACGGTAAAAGGAGATGTGCATGATATTGGCAAAAATATCGTGGCCGTGGTTCTGCGCTGCAATAATTATGATGTGATTGATCTCGGCGTGATGACACCTGCCGATAAAATCCTGGCTGCCGCCAAAGAACATAAAGTGGATGTTGTTGGATTGAGTGGTTTGATTACGCCATCACTCGACGAAATGGTACACGTGGCGAAAGAGATGACACGCGAAGGATTTAATACGCCGCTGCTGATTGGAGGAGCTACAACGTCCAGAATGCATACGGCCGTGAGAATTGCGCCATCGTATGAAAACCCTGTGATTCACGTGTTAGATGCTTCCCGGAGTGTTACGGTTGTGAACCGGCTGGTATCCAAAACACTGAAGAAAGGATTTCTCGATGAAATTCGCGAAGAGTATGAAGGCCTGAGAGATCAGTACAGCAGTCGCAGTAAGCGCAAAACTTATCTGCCCATTGAGGAAGCCCGTGAAAACAAGACGGAAATTGATTGGGATGAATCGACAATCAAAACACCGAAGAATTTAGGCATCACCACGTTTAAGAATTTTCCACTGGCAAAATTGCGCCGGTTTATTGACTGGGGACCGTTTTTTATCGCCTGGGAGATGAAAGGAAAATTCCCGGATATTCTTGAGGATGAAAAAGCGGGAAAAGAAGCCCGGAAACTGTTTGATGAAGCCAATCAGCTTCTGGATAAAATCATCAATAATAATCTGTTGACAGCGAATGGTGTGATTGGACTTTTCCCTGCAAACAGCGTGGGCGATGATATCGAAATTTACACCGATGAATCCCGGGAAGAAGTGCAGACTGTTTTCCATGCACTTCGTCAGCAGTCGAAGAAACGAAGCGGCCAGCCCAACAAGGCGCTGTCTGATTTTGTAGCCCCGAAAGAGACCGGAATCCGGGATTACATGGGAGCCTTTGCGGTAACCACCGGCCACGGTGTCAATGAATTAGTCGCCAAATTTGAGAAAGATCACGACGATTATAACGCCATTCTTGTGAAAGCACTGGCAGATCGTCTTGCCGAAGCATTTGCCGAATACCTCCACCGCGAAGTGCGAACCGATCTCTGGGGATATTCACCGGATGAAGATTTAGATAACGATCAACTGATTCGAGAAAAGTACGACGGCATTCGTCCCGCGCCCGGCTATCCCGCCCAGCCTGATCACACCGAAAAACGAATTTTGTTCGATCTGCTGGATGTGGAAGAGTCAGCACAAATCACGCTCACCGAGCACCTGGCAATGTCGCCGGCATCATCCGTCAGCGGACTCTACTTCGCCCACCCCGATTCCCAATACTTCAACCTCGGCAACATCCAAAAAGACCAGGCAGAAGATTATGCCCAACGAAAAGGCATGAGTGTTGAAGAGATCGAGAAATGGCTGGGGCCGAATTTGGCTTACGAGAAAGACTAA
- a CDS encoding DNA replication/repair protein RecF — MRINRLKLQYFRNHEETEVEFAPHLNLFTGPNGAGKTNLIDAIHYLCMTRSFVASSDRYVAHQDEKYFMIDGDFEGEIRSSFKVSCSYSRGEGKKIFVNDSPLDRLSDLIGMIPVVVLSPEDRKLTSEGPAERRTFLDSMISQISPKYLRDLIKFRKIRKQRNKLLQEYHGPLSMLKSYLEPWDVQLAETGAAIILKRAEVLEKFREYLAIQYVSITGLNLKPSLRYESICEEYESYEQIRGVYENQIESNFEKEAEREQTIIGPHRDEVVFYLGDIELRNYGSQGQHRLFSMALKMAQLFYYSDELDDLPIMLLDDVFGNLDQQKIDVITEALTKHSGQTFITSASERPFDKKMFESIEQNAWFTVENGTVSSKF, encoded by the coding sequence ATGCGCATCAATCGATTAAAACTTCAATATTTTCGAAATCACGAAGAGACTGAAGTTGAATTTGCACCCCATCTGAACCTGTTTACGGGTCCAAATGGCGCAGGCAAAACGAACTTGATTGACGCCATTCATTATCTCTGTATGACCCGAAGTTTTGTGGCTTCGAGTGATCGGTATGTAGCCCATCAAGACGAAAAATATTTTATGATTGATGGGGATTTTGAAGGTGAAATTCGTTCATCATTCAAAGTAAGTTGCAGCTATTCGCGGGGAGAGGGAAAAAAGATTTTTGTAAACGACAGTCCGTTGGATCGCCTCTCTGATCTGATCGGTATGATACCGGTAGTGGTGTTAAGCCCGGAAGATCGTAAGTTGACCAGTGAGGGCCCTGCCGAGCGGCGAACGTTTCTCGATAGTATGATCAGCCAGATATCACCGAAGTATTTGCGGGATCTGATTAAGTTCAGGAAAATCAGAAAGCAGAGAAATAAACTTCTGCAGGAATATCACGGACCGCTTTCAATGCTCAAATCATATTTGGAGCCCTGGGATGTTCAGCTTGCAGAAACGGGTGCTGCTATCATCCTAAAACGGGCTGAAGTGCTGGAGAAGTTCAGGGAGTACCTGGCCATACAGTATGTGAGCATTACCGGGCTGAATTTAAAACCATCACTGCGATATGAATCGATCTGCGAGGAGTACGAATCATATGAGCAGATTCGTGGTGTATATGAAAATCAGATTGAAAGCAATTTCGAAAAAGAAGCGGAACGCGAACAAACTATTATCGGGCCGCACCGAGATGAAGTTGTTTTTTACCTGGGCGATATTGAACTTCGTAATTACGGATCACAAGGGCAGCACCGGCTGTTTTCTATGGCGCTGAAGATGGCACAACTATTTTATTATTCTGATGAGTTAGATGATCTGCCCATTATGTTGCTTGACGATGTATTTGGAAATTTGGATCAACAAAAAATTGATGTAATTACCGAAGCACTGACGAAACACTCGGGACAGACGTTTATAACATCAGCGTCGGAGCGCCCTTTTGATAAAAAAATGTTTGAAAGTATTGAACAAAATGCGTGGTTTACGGTAGAAAATGGAACAGTAAGCAGTAAATTCTGA
- a CDS encoding DUF721 domain-containing protein, with protein MAFGRKPKSLEKLLREFMDKIPQKTELKRGLVLHYWPEVVGENINSVTEKVKFEGSKLIVIVKNEAWRYEIHSNRYSIAKRLNDKVNAKVVKDIVVRT; from the coding sequence ATGGCATTCGGAAGAAAACCCAAATCACTGGAAAAACTTCTGCGCGAGTTTATGGATAAGATTCCGCAGAAAACAGAGCTGAAGCGCGGTCTTGTTCTTCATTACTGGCCGGAAGTGGTAGGAGAAAATATCAATTCTGTTACAGAAAAGGTTAAATTTGAGGGTTCAAAACTTATTGTAATTGTAAAAAATGAAGCATGGAGATACGAGATTCATTCTAACCGTTACTCAATTGCAAAACGGTTGAATGATAAAGTGAATGCAAAAGTGGTAAAAGATATCGTTGTTCGAACATGA
- the dnaA gene encoding chromosomal replication initiator protein DnaA: MNKLNAEAAWNECLEIIQDNISHQKFKSWFEPIKPVKLEGDTLTIQVPSQFWYEWLEEHYYNMLRSTIAKVLGKEGKLEYSVLVERSERLEDNRSIRLPQRPMPPQKPQEMNTFTEYHPGKIDNPFVIPGIRKTNIDPNLNGNYVFERYIEGDCNRLARSAAMAIADNPGKNSFNPLFVYGGTGLGKTHLIQSIGNKIKQQFGDDQAVLYASSESFTNEFVQAIRNNRASEFSIFYRNIDVLIVDDIQFFSGKEKTQEEFFHIFNALHQDGKQIILSSDRPPKDIPDIEERLISRFSWGLSADLQIPEYETRYAILERKAADNGITIHPDIIEFIAYNFKSNVRDLEGAIIKLLATASLKHVDEIDLPMAKNVLKDMVKSSNSQISIEFIQNYVCEYFEIDTNKVREKTRKQEIVEARQIAMYLAKKFTKSSLKTIGLQFGGRDHSTVIHAISTVEERMSTSPKHKRILKELEQKIEVATL, translated from the coding sequence TTGAACAAATTGAACGCTGAAGCTGCTTGGAATGAATGCTTGGAGATCATTCAGGACAACATCAGCCATCAAAAATTTAAATCCTGGTTTGAACCTATAAAACCAGTAAAACTTGAAGGTGACACACTTACCATTCAAGTACCCAGCCAGTTTTGGTATGAATGGCTGGAAGAGCACTACTATAATATGTTGCGATCAACAATTGCCAAGGTTTTGGGGAAAGAGGGAAAGCTGGAATATTCCGTTTTGGTTGAACGATCTGAGCGCCTGGAAGACAACCGGTCCATCCGCCTGCCCCAGCGCCCGATGCCTCCGCAAAAACCCCAGGAGATGAACACCTTTACGGAGTATCATCCCGGGAAAATTGACAATCCTTTTGTGATTCCGGGAATTCGTAAAACGAACATCGATCCCAACCTGAACGGCAACTATGTTTTTGAGCGCTATATTGAAGGGGACTGCAACCGCCTGGCTCGTTCTGCCGCAATGGCCATTGCCGATAATCCCGGTAAAAATTCTTTCAATCCACTTTTTGTTTATGGCGGAACCGGACTTGGAAAAACTCATCTGATTCAGAGCATCGGGAATAAAATTAAACAGCAGTTTGGCGATGATCAGGCAGTGCTTTATGCATCATCTGAAAGTTTTACAAATGAATTTGTACAGGCGATTCGAAATAACCGAGCCAGTGAATTTTCTATTTTTTACCGGAATATTGATGTACTGATTGTAGACGATATTCAATTCTTCAGCGGTAAGGAAAAAACACAGGAAGAGTTCTTTCATATTTTTAATGCACTTCACCAAGATGGCAAACAGATTATCCTAAGCAGCGACCGCCCTCCTAAAGATATTCCTGATATTGAAGAGCGGCTGATTTCACGTTTTAGCTGGGGACTCAGTGCCGACCTGCAAATTCCGGAATACGAAACCCGCTACGCCATTCTTGAACGAAAAGCGGCAGACAACGGTATTACAATTCATCCTGATATCATCGAGTTTATCGCCTACAATTTTAAATCGAATGTTCGGGACCTGGAGGGGGCCATTATCAAACTTCTGGCAACAGCTTCTCTGAAACATGTGGATGAGATCGACCTGCCGATGGCGAAAAATGTACTGAAAGATATGGTGAAGAGTTCCAACTCTCAGATCTCTATCGAGTTTATACAGAATTATGTGTGCGAATATTTTGAAATCGACACCAACAAAGTTCGGGAAAAAACGCGTAAGCAGGAGATTGTGGAGGCCCGGCAGATTGCGATGTACCTGGCTAAGAAGTTCACAAAATCCAGCTTGAAAACCATTGGCCTTCAATTCGGTGGACGTGACCACTCAACGGTAATTCACGCCATCTCAACGGTTGAAGAGCGAATGTCAACAAGTCCCAAACACAAGCGGATTTTGAAAGAGCTTGAACAGAAGATTGAGGTTGCTACGCTTTAG
- the prmC gene encoding peptide chain release factor N(5)-glutamine methyltransferase, with product MNGSDRVWTVLSMLEWATDYFKKKHVPDPRLSIEWIVAEVLDCKRLDLYLQFERPLSSDELDKIRPLVKRRAAYEPLQYITGTAQFMGATISVDPNVLIPRIETEQLVDLLFEHFQDQKEEKLNLLDIGTGSGCIPIAIKQKYPAWYCAGFDLSEKAVKQAQKNAELNDVNVDFFQANILELNRLPDAYQKSWDIIISNPPYITESEKDEMHKQVTDHEPPLALFHEKPLELYSAIVNFASSHKAKLYLECNDKTAKTVREIASQKFTSARLFKDLDQNPRFVVASF from the coding sequence ATGAATGGATCTGACCGGGTATGGACGGTGTTGTCCATGCTCGAATGGGCAACAGACTATTTTAAGAAAAAACACGTGCCCGATCCAAGATTAAGCATCGAATGGATTGTAGCTGAGGTTTTAGACTGTAAAAGGCTGGATCTTTATCTGCAATTTGAACGCCCTCTTTCCAGTGATGAGCTTGACAAAATTCGTCCGCTTGTAAAACGCCGGGCCGCATACGAACCTCTCCAATACATTACCGGTACTGCCCAGTTCATGGGGGCCACTATTTCTGTTGATCCGAATGTTTTGATTCCCCGGATTGAAACGGAGCAGCTTGTAGATCTGCTTTTCGAACATTTCCAGGATCAGAAAGAGGAAAAATTAAATCTTCTTGATATTGGAACAGGGAGTGGTTGCATTCCAATTGCCATCAAACAAAAATATCCTGCATGGTACTGCGCCGGTTTTGATCTATCCGAAAAAGCTGTAAAGCAAGCTCAGAAAAATGCAGAGTTGAACGATGTGAATGTCGATTTTTTCCAGGCAAATATCTTAGAATTGAACAGGCTGCCTGACGCTTATCAGAAATCCTGGGATATTATCATTTCCAATCCGCCCTACATTACCGAAAGCGAAAAAGATGAGATGCACAAACAGGTGACGGATCATGAACCGCCACTTGCCCTCTTTCATGAAAAACCTCTTGAACTTTATTCTGCTATCGTAAACTTTGCATCTTCACATAAAGCAAAACTTTACCTGGAGTGCAATGATAAAACAGCTAAAACTGTACGTGAAATAGCCAGCCAAAAATTTACCAGTGCCCGCCTCTTTAAAGACCTGGATCAAAATCCCCGATTTGTGGTTGCATCCTTCTAA